The Naumovozyma dairenensis CBS 421 chromosome 1, complete genome genome includes a region encoding these proteins:
- the MID1 gene encoding Mid1p (similar to Saccharomyces cerevisiae MID1 (YNL291C); ancestral locus Anc_3.68) translates to MWHPSLLCLLIVWFQIVRATDRNLLVNTKDTSLFEFYQDSFRMNAEPFSTQKDSSIINSDNIYEWTPVVSNITVGEQNSFVFNIDPESTGSGFAPTYEILMFLSGNLCSTPNNTDGIELRVHYSFDENLMTNTSNGQYEAFKDGFMEALAISPIQTSASNTTSKYQNLYVVVQLFNSTTNEPLTDEFLDPSQKDVWDYRLSISENDLVFQWDVRSWLDVLDTDHNSALLTTGNVTADAQVFYNYSTYDTSLYDLYVYSYEDSLKFEDGLSLSLCAIKNGPYLVSSVDSGRVSSSLEEEGLVIQKSIREGGGNGVSEYFYITGLNSSTTYAAILTKKIGKSGNLSDVGGVLFAKQYFTTRDTNTCSLIYDLHFCDGVAYSVPTSSFAYDNKTLIAETYDNIAEALFANFSKALQLIPCDAESDARYSPLRTCDDCSKSYGDWVCAVSIPRCTTTSSTYYMSRNKTKNRNKYIDIYVQPVSDYYEILPCIDMCHAIVRDCPSDFGFACPNPQYTNELLYYSYNYYKKGATLDTCNFIGNVSNLVQVE, encoded by the coding sequence ATGTGGCATCCTTCTTTATTATGTCTACTTATTGTTTGGTTCCAAATCGTTCGTGCAACAGATCGAAATTTACTAGTTAACACAAAGGACACTTCATTATTCGAATTCTACCAGGATTCTTTTCGTATGAATGCTGAACCATTTTCTACGCAGAAGGATAGTTCTATCATTAACTCAGATAACATATATGAATGGACACCAGTAGTATCCAACATTACTGTTGGTGAACAAAACTCTTTCGTCTTCAACATCGATCCTGAATCAACCGGTTCTGGATTTGCGCCAACCTATGAAATCTTAATGTTCCTGAGTGGTAATTTATGTAGTACACCTAATAATACTGATGGTATTGAACTGAGAGTGCATTATTCCTTTGATGAAAACCTAATGACCAATACATCCAATGGCCAATATGAAGCTTTCAAAGATGGGTTCATGGAAGCTCTAGCTATTAGCCCTATCCAAACATCAGCTTCAAATACTACTTCCAAGTATCAAAACTTATATGTTGTTGTACAACTGTTTAACAGTACAACAAACGAACCATTAACAGATGAATTTTTAGATCCGTCACAAAAAGACGTGTGGGATTATAGATTAAGTATTTCCGAAAACGATTTAGTGTTCCAATGGGATGTACGGTCATGGTTAGATGTATTAGATACGGATCATAATTCTGCACTATTGACAACAGGAAATGTCACCGCTGATGCTCAAGTATTCTATAATTATTCTACGTACGATACTTCATTATATGATCTTTACGTTTATTCCTATGAAGACTCCCTCAAGTTTGAGGATGGATTGAGTTTATCCTTGTGTGCTATCAAAAATGGACCTTACTTGGTTTCATCTGTAGATTCTGGCAGAGTTAGTTCCTCATTAGAGGAAGAAGGACTGGTCATTCAAAAATCTATTAGGGAAGGTGGTGGTAACGGTGTGAGCGAATATTTCTACATAACAGGGTTGAATAGTTCTACTACATATGCGGCTATATTAACTAAAAAGATCGGTAAAAGTGGTAACCTTTCAGATGTTGGAGGTGTACTCTTTGCTAAGCAATATTTTACAACAAGAGATACCAATACTTGCTCTTTAATTTATGATTTACATTTTTGTGATGGTGTGGCATATTCAGTCCCAACATCTTCGTTTGcatatgataataaaactTTGATAGCTGAAACATACGATAATATAGCAGAAGCCCTTTTCGCCAATTTTAGTAAAGCTTTACAGCTAATTCCATGCGATGCAGAAAGTGACGCTAGGTATTCACCTCTTCGGACATGTGATGATTGTTCCAAATCATACGGTGATTGGGTTTGTGCCGTTTCTATTCCAAGATGTACGACAACATCATCGACGTACTATATGTCTAGAAATAAAACTAAAAATcgaaataaatatattgatatttatGTTCAACCAGTTAGTGACTATTATGAAATTTTGCCATGCATAGATATGTGTCATGCTATAGTAAGAGATTGCCCAAGCGATTTTGGATTTGCCTGCCCGAATCCGCAGTATACGAACGAATTGCTATATTACAGCTATaattattacaagaaaGGTGCGACATTAGACACATGTAATTTTATTGGTaatgtttcaaatttgGTTCAAGTAGAGTAG
- the PUS4 gene encoding pseudouridine synthase PUS4 (similar to Saccharomyces cerevisiae PUS4 (YNL292W); ancestral locus Anc_3.67): MSHLLRKIKTPVIMNGIFAIEKPTGISSNQFMLKLQHVLTDSQIFSKEIARLTAERKKQYEKETGKVASKRKLRKVSKVKMGHGGTLDPLASGVLIIGIGTGTKKLANYLSGTVKVYESEALFGVSTTSGDVEGEILSQNSTKHLTMEDLETIKDKFVGSLKQTPPIYAALKMNGKPLHEYAREGKPLPRAIEPRQVTVYDLEIFPDSLTRDHRYSLLRPVTEDSLDTVKNLNANLLNDKLYFSKEYCTKSGLENEDANVGGAFPLSDEERKEIEEQKDNYRAPLLHFSAKVSSGTYIRSLISDIGKAMRSSSYMVKLIRIQQQDWSLMSNNVFKMEDFTERDEAVWSEVLRTVLEKGAETNIPQEFEKIQKEHDSALDLAEKHKEQIEKEQKQEVEGAIDKLASVVTTTEEPKSVKRSLEEVEEEEKEKEGVNQ; the protein is encoded by the coding sequence ATGAGCCATCTACTCCGAAAGATTAAAACCCCGGTAATAATGAATGGTATTTTTGCAATTGAAAAACCGACTGGGATCTCATCAAACCAGTTTATGTTAAAATTACAACATGTTTTAACAGATAGTCAAATATTCTCGAAGGAAATTGCTAGGCTTACTGCggaaagaaagaaacaatatGAAAAGGAGACAGGGAAAGTTGCTAGTAAAAGGAAGCTTAGAAAAGTTTCTAAAGTTAAAATGGGCCATGGTGGGACGTTAGATCCCCTTGCGTCCGGTGTTCTTATCATTGGTATTGGTACTGGTACTAAGAAATTAGCAAATTATTTATCGGGGACAGTTAAAGTGTATGAAAGTGAAGCATTATTTGGTGTATCTACTACTTCTGGAGATGTAGAAGGGGAAATATTATCCCAAAACTCTACAAAGCATTTAACCATGGAAGATTTAGAAACCATTAAAGACAAATTTGTTGGCTCTTTAAAGCAAACTCCGCCTATTTATGCAGCATTAAAGATGAATGGTAAACCATTACATGAATATGCAAGAGAAGGGAAACCATTGCCAAGAGCAATTGAGCCAAGACAAGTGACAGTTTatgatttggaaattttccCGGATTCATTAACCAGAGATCATAGATATTCTTTGTTGAGACCAGTAACGGAAGATTCTCTTGATACtgtaaagaatttaaaCGCTAActtattaaatgataaactatacttttcaaaagaatACTGTACAAAATCAGGTCTCGAGAATGAAGATGCAAATGTTGGAGGTGCTTTCCCGTTatcagatgaagaaagaaaagaaatagaagaGCAGAAAGACAATTACCGTGCTCCACTATTGCATTTTAGTGCCAAAGTTTCCAGCGGTACTTATATTCGTTCATTAATTAGTGATATTGGGAAAGCTATGAGAAGTTCTAGTTATATGGTAAAATTGATTCGTATACAGCAACAAGATTGGTCCTTAATGAGCAATAACGTATTCAAAATGGAAGACTTTACTGAGAGAGATGAAGCTGTATGGAGTGAAGTTTTACGAACAGTTTTGGAAAAGGGTGCTGAAACAAATATCCCACAAGAATTCGAAAAGATTCAAAAGGAACACGATTCGGCTCTTGACCTTGCAGAAAAACATAAAGAgcaaattgaaaaagaacaaaagcAAGAAGTTGAAGGTGCCATTGACAAACTCGCGTCTGTTGTTACTACTACTGAAGAACCGAAATCTGTGAAACGAAGTCTAGAGgaagttgaagaagaagaaaaagaaaaagaaggcGTCAACCAATAA
- the MSB3 gene encoding Rab GTPase-activating protein MSB3 (similar to Saccharomyces cerevisiae MSB3 (YNL293W) and MSB4 (YOL112W); ancestral locus Anc_3.64) yields the protein MSKDETTIKKMLVDHKIDGPLAAKGFGPKYSLRSPSVPNLHAKVYTEYNMSDPTVGNATGGQGTSINEEDGTLSVIDMYGDDDNDIDDIVSSRAINLGSGNDDGNDADDLRSSTQSENIFNTTSINNSIDKPNGTGTGKNVQQDAQHNDRYGFKKQNNSISESDYDRWWLDYSKYCIRRKHKWQLLLEKSGLPIVDDSPIRFPPKSEKLKRYVRKGIPAEWRGNAWWYFARGQEKLNKHKGLYDKLLVKVDKMTSQNKNDKTYPDLDIIERDLNRTFPDNIHFQKEVFQNGEPPMIKSLRRVLVSFSLYNPKIGYCQSMNFIAGLLLLFLDEERAFWMLVIITSRYLPGVHDINLEGVNIDQGVLMLCVKEYLPEIWTYIYPNHSDTTVDTESNRRTMSSVPHKTQSSMMKNNFLYKLPPITLCTASWFMSCFIGVLPIETTLRIWDCMFYEESHFLFKASLSILKLSEHDLLKHTKKRYHSSSRLPYSITGSNHNSSGDLLNNKMHQDENDMEIFQVIQTFPKKLLNPNDIFDKIIFKKKFSFNRLDQEEIDRCRKYVTTQRNKYKRYVELIGNDDKTSEESSATLVNKENLDKTQDADDIINGALSSEVYGFKRNLTGVHWNNSLKEKVRQMKKKIDGDE from the coding sequence ATGAGTAAAGACGAAACaactataaaaaaaatgttggTCGATCACAAGATAGATGGTCCCCTGGCGGCAAAGGGATTTGGTCctaaatattctttgaGATCACCTTCTGTCCCCAATTTGCATGCTAAAGTATACACTGAGTATAATATGAGTGATCCAACAGTCGGTAATGCAACTGGTGGACAAGGCACATCCATAAATGAGGAAGATGGAACATTGAGTGTTATCGATATGtatggtgatgatgataatgatattgatgacaTTGTATCATCTAGGGCAATTAATTTGGGGAGCGGGAATGATGATGGAAACGATGCTGACGATTTGAGAAGCAGTACACAAagtgaaaatatattcaatactacttctattaataatagtattGATAAGCCTAATGGTACTGGTACTGGTAAAAATGTTCAACAGGACGCTCAACATAATGATAGATATGGATttaagaaacaaaataacTCTATTTCAGAAAGTGATTATGATAGATGGTGGTTAGATTATTCGAAATATTGTATCCGTCGTAAACATAAATGGCAACTATTGTTGGAAAAAAGTGGTTTACCTATTGTTGATGATTCACCTATACGATTCCCTCcaaaaagtgaaaaattgaagagGTACGTAAGGAAAGGTATCCCTGCCGAATGGAGAGGTAATGCTTGGTGGTATTTTGCAAGAGGTCAAGAAAAACTAAATAAACATAAAGGGCtatatgataaattattggTAAAGGTTGATAAAATGACAAGTCAAAATAAAAACGATAAGACGTATCCAGATttagatattattgaaCGTGATTTAAATAGAACTTTCCCtgataatattcattttcaaaaagagGTATTCCAAAATGGGGAACCCCCCATGATAAAATCGTTACGTCGAGTATTGGTTTCATTCTCATTATATAATCCCAAGATAGGTTATTGTCAATCTATGAATTTTATTGCTGGTCTtctactattatttttggatGAAGAAAGAGCTTTCTGGATGCTTGTTATCATCACATCTAGATATCTTCCCGGAGTACATGATATTAACTTGGAAGGTGTAAATATTGACCAAGGAGTTTTAATGCTTTGTgtgaaagaatatttacCTGAAATTTGGACTTACATTTATCCCAATCATTCGGATACAACTGTCGATACAGAATCAAATAGAAGAACGATGTCATCTGTCCCGCATAAAACACAGAGCAGtatgatgaagaataatTTTCTATATAAACTGCCGCCAATCACCCTTTGCACAGCAAGTTGGTTTATGAGTTGTTTTATTGGAGTACTCCCCATTGAAACTACATTGAGAATATGGGATTGTATGTTTTATGAGGAATcccattttttatttaaagcttctttatcaattttaaaaCTAAGCGAACATGATCTTTTGAAACATACGAAAAAGAGATACCATTCTAGCAGCCGATTGCCATACAGTATCACAGGTAGTAATCATAACAGTTCTGGTGACTTACTCAATAATAAGATGCATCAAGATGAGAACGACATGGAAATTTTCCAAGTTATTCAGACTTTTCCTAAAAAACTGTTAAATCCTAACgatatatttgataaaataatcttcaagaagaaattctCATTCAACAGATTAGATCAAGAGGAGATCGATAGATGTAGGAAATATGTCACCACccaaagaaacaaatataaaCGTTACGTGGAGTTAATTggaaatgatgataaaacTAGCGAAGAATCGTCAGCCACATTGgttaataaagaaaatttagaTAAGACACAAGATGCGGACGATATAATTAATGGAGCGTTATCATCTGAAGTATATGGATTTAAGAGGAACCTCACTGGTGTCCATTGGAATAATAGTCTGAAAGAGAAAGTTAGacaaatgaagaaaaagatagATGGAGATGAAtga
- the RIM21 gene encoding Rim21p (similar to Saccharomyces cerevisiae RIM21 (YNL294C); ancestral locus Anc_3.63), whose protein sequence is MTYNNIWRLSPTDPYVYKSCNWLDLGPGLLVNDNLDQKARYIASIKFKSYCDGGSPVYMASRLTGLSKYRYLDSVYLDWKKYITANNSIGGSFQYSIYSVVISFTANLVITIFLTVLVFINIRDKPYVKSSRLLKFASLIASLNLIIFVTRSLQKLATEHKTHGTVSTHYAMDLFTDDIAFIVLDFISTCIFQLCQVSIVIRLFERIQEKRIVFICGVCLTIVDNVLWVIPQLVEASGGGYVKRWEILPPFVYLFRISIATSYACVVISYIIRKRRQSYRSFQMVLLSFLTLITVIASPVFFIIDISDVWISELSEIFSTTCYIGATVIVWEYLDRLSVIERNDRAQSVLGRPIFEDEQHDYNFAKYALKVQKALIRSDSNTGSEAVGDEDLEEGLGNQADSMDNNVIHPEDESINQVRFDNKREFNEVAQEHLSNAIDKVLYFTDQIAIKSFGNYTSNSSSKNSDNSNERKKVVKRRLGLDKPKDVYVYELRDVVFPSDDEEEEEEEEEERKVDKQEQRNEEGGTYDNSATHRK, encoded by the coding sequence atgacGTATAATAACATATGGAGATTATCACCTACTGATCCCTACGTTTACAAAAGTTGTAACTGGCTGGATTTAGGACCGGGACTTCTGGTTAATGATAACCTGGATCAGAAAGCTAGATATATAGCAtctattaaatttaaaagcTATTGTGACGGGGGATCTCCAGTCTATATGGCCAGCAGACTTACCGGACTCTCTAAGTATCGGTATCTAGATTCAGTATATTTGGattggaaaaaatatattactgCAAATAATTCTATTGGAGGTTCATTCCAATATAGCATATATTCAGTGGTCATATCATTTACGGCTAATTTAGTAattaccatttttttaaCAGTCTTagtatttattaatatacGGGACAAACCATATGTTAAATCATCAAGATTACTTAAATTTGCCTCATTGATAGCATCCCTGAACTTAATAATTTTCGTTACACGATCACTACAGAAACTCGCAACAGAACACAAAACCCATGGTACTGTCAGTACCCATTATGCAATGGATTTATTTACAGACGATATTGCATTCATTGTTCTAGATTTTATATCTACCTGCATATTTCAACTTTGTCAAGTAAGTATCGTCATTagattatttgaaagaatacAGGAGAAAAGAATTGTGTTTATTTGTGGCGTTTGTCTAACAATTGTAGATAATGTCCTTTGGGTGATACCTCAATTAGTAGAGGCCTCAGGAGGCGGATACGTCAAGAGATGGGAAATATTACCACCTTTTGTTTACCTTTTTAGGATTTCTATTGCTACATCTTACGCCTGTGTTGTCATATCATATATCataaggaaaagaagacaaaGCTATAGATCTTTTCAGATGGTCCTTTTGAGTTTTCTCACTTTAATTACTGTAATTGCTTCACCagtatttttcatcattgatATATCAGATGTTTGGATCAGTGAGTTAAGTGAAATCTTCTCTACTACATGCTATATTGGTGCTACCGTTATTGTATGGGAATACCTAGATAGATTATCGGTAATAGAAAGAAATGACCGTGCTCAAAGTGTTCTTGGTAGAccaatatttgaagatgaacaacatgattataattttgCCAAATATGCACTAAAAGTACAAAAGGCTCTAATACGAAGTGATTCAAACACAGGAAGTGAAGCTGTCGGTGATGAAGATCTCGAGGAGGGATTAGGTAATCAAGCAGATAGTATGGACAATAACGTTATACATCCTGAAGACGAGAGTATAAATCAAGTCCGCTTTGATAATAAGCGTGAGTTCAATGAAGTAGCTCAAGAACATCTTTCTAATGCCATAGATAAAGTTCTTTATTTTACAGATCAAATCGCCATTAAAAGTTTTGGTAACTATACATCGAATTCAAGTTCAAAGAATAGTgataattcaaatgaaagaaagaaagttGTAAAAAGACGGCTTGGTCTAGATAAACCTAAGGATGTTTATGTATACGAACTGAGAGATGTCGTATTCCCTTCtgacgatgaagaagaagaagaagaagaagaagaagagcGAAAAGTAGataaacaagaacaacGTAATGAGGAGGGGGGAACTTATGATAATTCTGCAACACATCGAAAATAG
- the MRX6 gene encoding Mrx6p (similar to Saccharomyces cerevisiae YNL295W; ancestral locus Anc_3.62), which translates to MIGFIHDGLMVGSVMKSKPNLYVSRPMSTLFKKSVKSIRKETNSKEQSILKSNPFVGRHLKKKRTMVPRVGETDHIPVNEVQTEGLFAGYKPLFLGNSSISTQNRFYDNELHLKLLPQLSDLKLLGANAENFITESSSLHDTLSQKNNIQDIIEELKNATIHSQDINSDGEGITKPTIPWDASISGMLYKDRPFKAVPNSVVTKLKPFKMITSKDLGKDKQQPDNVMIKLKVHNARINDDSEFFNLFDVSYAEKLKKQKRKMRNSKSFQKKSIKTAQIHDHSIKNLISNYPFLKKDQTIFKTEIEKLNSFLAKEFNRLTKLTIYSDVRETRLPLYIYVNNTLAARKAFNRYLKKRMMDEISPIYLTLRQIITSPKELISFDNNLSQRMHETVRDLKRSMPSVYYYNSGIDCIIQSSPVPGFKRIHWLKPTKRRHTFYGKNFDKSYLFNLNKECSVTRNGIRYMQYPINLISSDFDEVFSSWNYSSSKRTL; encoded by the coding sequence ATGATTGGCTTCATTCATGATGGCCTCATGGTTGGATCTGTTATGAAGAGTAAACCAAATTTGTATGTTAGCCGACCTATGTCCACTTTGTTCAAGAAATCTGTGAAGTCAATacgaaaagaaacaaactCAAAGGAGCAGTCGATTTTGAAATCGAACCCATTTGTGGGACGtcatttaaagaagaaaagaaccATGGTACCTCGAGTAGGAGAGACAGATCATATCCCAGTTAATGAGGTTCAAACGGAGGGTCTGTTTGCTGGTTATAAACCACTGTTTTTGGGGAATTCTTCTATATCAACTCAAAATAGATTCTATGATAACGAATTACACCTGAAATTACTTCCGCAGCTATCAGATCTCAAGCTTTTAGGAGCTAATGCAGAAAATTTCATAACTGAGAGTTCATCCTTGCATGACACCTTATCgcaaaagaataatattcaagatattattgaGGAACTAAAGAATGCCACCATCCATTCTCAAGATATAAATTCAGATGGGGAAGGTATCACAAAACCTACTATTCCATGGGACGCCTCCATTAGTGGAATGCTATATAAAGATCGTCCGTTTAAGGCTGTCCCGAATTCTGTTGTAACGAAATTGAAGCCTTTCAAAATGATAACGTCAAAAGATTTAGGGAAGGATAAACAACAACCAGATAAtgtaatgataaaattaaaagtaCATAATGCTAGAATCAACGATGATTCAGAATTTTTTAACTTATTCGATGTATCATATGCagagaaattgaaaaagcaaAAGAGGAAAATGCGCAATTCCAAGTCATTCCAAAAAAAGTCAATCAAAACGGCACAAATTCACGATCATTCcataaaaaatttaatatccaACTACCCGTTTTTGAAAAAGGATCAGACTATATTCAAAacagaaattgaaaaattaaattcgTTCTTAGCCAAGGAATTCAATAGGTTAACGAAATTAACTATATACTCTGATGTCAGAGAAACTCGTCTCCCCCTTTACATTTATGTTAATAATACACTGGCTGCCAGAAAAGCATTCAATCGTTACCTAAAGAAACGGATGATGGACGAGATTTCGCCGATATATTTGACGTTAAGgcaaataataacttcCCCTAAGGAGCttatttcatttgataACAATCTTTCGCAACGCATGCACGAAACGGTTCGAGATTTAAAACGTTCTATGCCATCGGTTTATTACTATAATAGTGGAATAGATTGTATTATCCAATCAAGCCCCGTCCCTGGATTTAAAAGAATACATTGGCTGAAACCAACCAAGAGGAGACACACTTTTTATGGCAAGAATTTCGACAAGAGTTATCTGTTTAATCTCAATAAAGAATGTTCAGTAACAAGAAATGGTATAAGGTATATGCAATATCCgataaatttgatatcTTCCGATTTCGATGAAGTATTTTCCTCATGGAATTATAGCAGCTCTAAAAGAActttgtaa